The proteins below are encoded in one region of Styela clava chromosome 4, kaStyClav1.hap1.2, whole genome shotgun sequence:
- the LOC120326924 gene encoding uncharacterized protein LOC120326924, which yields MTDDHQTSVFMNANGETNDNHADTASGGRLLSTSGEDKGPRIRMTRPSKFRTKAILVIFLVIVVVIAIILVVALTASSSPTSTHPFHDDVTATVLTHHHIRCKHDLMIAQEGETGNTHWRNYDSSTHVWKSIPNVKHTGFVIISPKYELQPGYPGIQVSMLLPHNSSELYIMAVTSSLRHSKVVKMIPGSSRCNSVILEDNEFFDGNGTTFRVYIFYRRHVILRGAKFTVTSLPLAVKFRSFQLEAEETINPKFVHVKPGDHDKCSVEIDNGKVQCNWLNIEDGDNANFEAVSSHSCISSGVQSTESATWFFSLTSKNTHHEYRALMVSPVIERSSKTPSILLTLWYIFKCEDTHIKIHLVPLTKTHRNLIGTSSVVAEITDPANHNDWKFTSFQILLPEDHEQYQIVLEGIVMSEGNCTEYVCTSDGYQYGRLRQPKVPMIGLDAITVELMHEQCEATSKPNVMDCKFQTEGDTGTLCEWESSLPEMYRGIPGIFEANFWQDWKAVNSGEEDDHGATSQHFVGRGHIMSFDASGRSKSQSYVRTPLLKASKNCSCVMSFMYLMRGILTPRMQVNLIFGSDVNDNTRSLEPQWSLLGHQSEHWETAVVSINLRKDLPFQIELRVLDVFDGRGDVHFDDMYFTGCDMDKYDSTSE from the exons ACACGGCGAGCGGTGGAAGACTTCTTTCAACGTCAGGAGAGGACAAGGGACCAAGAATTCGAATGACCAGACCGTCGAAGTTCAGAACTAAAGCCATACTTGTTATATTCCTCGTGATTGTTGTTGTCATTGCTATAATACTGGTTGTAGCACTAACGGCTTCATCTTCGCCTACCTCAACGC ATCCTTTCCACGATGACGTCACTGCCACCGTCCTCACACATCATCATATACGTTGCAAGCATGACCTCATGATTGCTCAAGAAGGGGAGACGGGGAATACCCACTGGAGAAACTATGATTCCAGCACCCACGTTTGGAAATCCATACCAAACGTCAAGCACACCGGTTTTGTGATAATATCACCAAAGTACGAATTGCAGCCGGGGTATCCAGGCATTCAAGTATCAATGCTTCTGCCTCACAATAGCAGTGAACTATACATCATGGCGGTGACATCATCATTACGTCATAGCAAGGTTGTAAAAATGATACCGGGGTCGAGCCGATGCAACAGCGTAATACTCGAAGACAACGAGTTTTTTGATGGAAACGGGACTACTTTCAGAGTTTACATATTTTATCGACGTCACGTGATACTGAGGGGAGCAAAATTTACAGTGACGTCACTTCCTCTCGCTGTTAAATTCCGAAGTTTCCAATTAGAGGCAGAGGAAACGATTAATCCGAAGTTTGTTCACGTCAAACCGGGTGATCACGATAAATGTTCGGTGGaaattgacaacggtaaagttcAGTGCAACTGGTTAAACATCGAAGACGGAGATAACGCGAACTTCGAAGCTGTTAGTAG tCACAGTTGTATCAGCAGCGGTGTTCAATCAACCGAATCAGCCACGTGGTTCTTTTCTCTGACGTCAAAGAATACTCATCACGAATACAGAGCTTTGATGGTATCACCTGTGATCGAACGTTCATCCAAGACTCCTTCAATTTTACTGACGTTGTG GTATATATTTAAATGCGAAGACACCCACATCAAAATTCATCTCGTTCCGCTAACAAAAACACATCGAAACCTGATTGGGACTTCGTCAGTGGTTGCCGAAATCACCGACCCAGCGAATCACAATGACTGGAAATTTACGTcctttcaaatattattaccagaagACCACGAGCAGTACcag ATTGTACTAGAAGGAATAGTAATGTCAGAAGGGAATTGCACAGAGTACGTTTGCACTTCAGATGGGTATCAGTATGGAAGGTTGCGACAACCAAAAGTGCCGATGATTGGCCTCGACGCGATCACCGTTGAACTGATGCATGAACAATGCGAGGCGACAA GCAAACCGAACGTGATGGACTGCAAATTCCAGACAGAAGGCGACACAGGAACACTATGTGAATGGGAATCGAGTCTACCGGAAATGTATAGGGGAATCCCCGGGATCTTTGAGGCCAACTTCTGGCAGGATTGGAAAGCGGTTAACAGTG GTGAAGAAGACGACCACGGCGCCACCAGTCAGCATTTCGTAGGCCGAGGTCACATTATGTCATTTGACGCATCGGGAAGATCGAAGTCACAAAGTTACGTTAGAACTCCACTACTGAAGGCCAGTAAAAACTGCTCCTGTGTGATGTCCTTCATGTATCTTATGAGAGGAATCCTG ACGCCGCGCATGCAAGTCAATTTAATCTTCGGTTCTGATGTAAATGATAACACCCGGTCTCTTGAACCTCAGTGGTCCCTTCTAGGACATCAAAGTGAACACTGGGAAACTGCCGTCGTCTCGATAAATCTCCGGAAAGACTTGCCTTTTCAGATTGAATTAAG AGTTCTGGATGTTTTTGACGGAAGAGGAGACGTTCATTTTGACGATATGTACTTTACTGGCTGTG ATATGGACAAATACGATTCTACATCAGAATAG